Proteins encoded within one genomic window of Methanothrix harundinacea 6Ac:
- a CDS encoding DUF555 domain-containing protein, with the protein MTNFKVLLEGAWLVRDVKSADDAIGVAISEAGKRLNSKKLDYVEVEVGQTVCPACGESLDGVFMVAGTALVGLLFEIRVYDAEGEEHAFRIAKSTIGKALGAVPLRLVEAEEMEGGKAARSKKPDRSM; encoded by the coding sequence ATGACGAACTTCAAGGTCCTTCTGGAGGGCGCCTGGCTGGTCAGGGACGTCAAATCCGCCGACGACGCCATAGGGGTCGCCATATCGGAGGCGGGAAAGAGGCTGAACAGCAAGAAGCTGGACTACGTGGAGGTGGAGGTGGGCCAGACGGTCTGCCCCGCCTGCGGCGAGTCCCTCGACGGCGTCTTCATGGTGGCGGGGACCGCCCTCGTCGGCCTCCTCTTCGAGATCCGGGTCTACGACGCCGAGGGGGAGGAGCACGCCTTCCGGATAGCAAAGTCGACGATAGGAAAGGCCCTGGGGGCTGTCCCCCTCAGGCTCGTGGAGGCCGAGGAGATGGAGGGGGGTAAGGCGGCTAGATCCAAGAAGCCCGATCGTTCAATGTAG